A genomic region of Trifolium pratense cultivar HEN17-A07 linkage group LG3, ARS_RC_1.1, whole genome shotgun sequence contains the following coding sequences:
- the LOC123917723 gene encoding E3 ubiquitin-protein ligase RZF1-like encodes MEHHGYRNINGMIPGGILHQGHGGNQPRMIMTAQDAHVIDHHFILNQHNINPVFDIDATRRRYNTSSSSAYAYNVQDGHFVFDENSHQVNHQVQPRVSTRNVSSAYAYYVQDGLFILDENISQVNQQVPTRRDIGVYANLEKITIQQVPTDSEALTCSICLVDFSVGLEAIRLPCLHLYHKDCIFEWLDRSSTCPMCRRPVLSL; translated from the coding sequence ATGGAGCACCATGGCTATAGAAACATAAATGGTATGATTCCTGGTGGTATTCTACATCAGGGTCATGGTGGAAATCAACCTAGGATGATCATGACTGCCCAAGATGCTCATGTGATAGATCACCACTTTATTTTGAATCAACATAACATCAATCCGGTTTTCGACATTGATGCTACCAGACGACGATATAATACCTCCTCCTCCTCGGCTTATGCTTATAATGTCCAGGATGGCCATTTTGTTTTTGATGAAAACAGCCATCAGGTGAACCACCAAGTTCAACCTAGGGTGAGTACTAGAAACGTCTCGTCGGCTTATGCTTATTATGTACAAGATGGGCTCTTCATTCTTGATGAAAACATCAGTCAAGTGAACCAACAAGTTCCGACAAGAAGAGACATTGGAGTTTATGCCAATCTTGAGaaaatcacaattcaacaaGTACCAACGGATTCTGAAGCTTTGACATGTTCCATATGTCTCGTGGACTTTTCAGTTGGGTTGGAAGCCATTCGATTGCCGTGTTTGCATCTATATCACAAAGATTGTATTTTTGAGTGGTTAGATAGATCTAGCACGTGTCCAATGTGCCGTAGGCCTGTTTTGTCACTTTAg
- the LOC123917724 gene encoding pentatricopeptide repeat-containing protein At5g15300-like → MTGSKFCRVTCMLNKLSSMSQLKQIQAIITKSGLHSHISFITKLIFFSALSPMGNLSHAYSLFQQSSIVMHNNNNPFIPNTLIRAFSNSSFPLQALYIYNQMQYNNVVSDCYTYNFVLKACSRAYKLIQESGSFDDDADDEVVVFNKGVEIHCRVIKIGFENDSCIQNSLLNMYSQCGLVSVARQLFDQIKDTSLVSWNIMISAYDRIEDYESAGYLFETMPHKNVVSWNILIGRYIRLGNVEAARRVFGCMPERDAVSWNSMIAGCVSVKDYAGALELFSEMQNAGVKPTEVTLISILGACAETGALETGCRIHESLKVCEHKIEGYLGNAFVNMYCKCGNLSLAREIFNGMRMKTVSCWNAMIIGLAVHGYCEEVFQLFSEMEESLDNSIRPNGLTFTGVLVACSHKGLVDKARWYYDHMVNKYKIVPNIKHYGCMVDLLSRWGLLEEAYQMIKTAPFTNSDVLWRTLLGACRKQGNMDLAVISFQQLAKEQLTDGDYMLLSNIYAEAGRWDEVQRLRSEMGYLHVPKQAGYSQINMNVSVRLS, encoded by the coding sequence ATGACGGGATCCAAGTTTTGTCGAGTAACATGCATGCTCAACAAACTCTCTTCAATGtcacaattgaaacaaatccAAGCTATAATCACAAAATCAGGTCTTCACTCCCACATTTCATTCATAACCAAActcattttcttttcagcaCTTTCTCCAATGGGTAACCTTTCTCATGCTTATTCTCTTTTTCAACAATCTTCTATTGTTatgcacaacaacaacaacccctTTATTCCCAACACTTTGATTCGTGCTTTTTCCAATAGTTCTTTCCCTCTTCAAGCTTTGTATATTTATAACCAAATGCAATACAACAATGTTGTTTCTGATTGTTATACTTACAATTTTGTTCTTAAAGCTTGTTCTAGAGCTTATAAGTTAATACAAGAAAGTGGTAGTTTTGATGATGATGCTGATGATGAGGTTGTTGTTTTTAATAAAGGTGTTGAGATTCATTGTAGAGTTATTAAAATAGGGTTTGAAAATGATTCTTGTATTCAAAATTCGTTGCTTAATATGTATTCGCAATGTGGGTTGGTCTCGGTTGCACGCCAGTTGTTTGATCAAATTAAAGATACAAGTTTGGTTTCTTGGAATATTATGATATCGGCGTATGATCGTATTGAAGATTATGAATCGGCAGGTTACCTTTTTGAAACAATGCCGCATAAGAATGTTGTTTCGTGGAATATCTTGATTGGAAGATATATTAGGTTAGGTAATGTTGAGGCTGCAAGGAGAGTGTTTGGTTGTATGCCGGAGAGGGATGCGGTATCGTGGAATTCTATGATTGCTGGTTGTGTTTCTGTTAAGGATTATGCTGGAGCGTTGGAACTGTTTTCTGAGATGCAAAATGCTGGAGTAAAACCGACAGAAGTAACACTTATATCGATCCTTGGTGCCTGTGCTGAAACTGGTGCATTGGAGACAGGTTGCAGAATACACGAGTCCCTTAAAGTGTGTGAGCATAAGATCGAAGGTTATTTAGGTAATGCGTTTGTGAATATGTATTGTAAATGTGGGAATTTGAGCTTGGCTCGGGAAATATTTAACGGGATGAGGATGAAAACTGTGAGTTGTTGGAATGCTATGATAATTGGTTTGGCTGTCCATGGTTATTGTGAGGAGGTTTTCCAATTATTTTCAGAGATGGAAGAGAGTCTCGATAATAGTATTAGGCCGAATGGGCTGACATTTACTGGTGTTTTGGTTGCTTGTAGTCATAAGGGATTGGTTGATAAAGCAAGATGGTATTATGATCATATGGTAAATAAGTACAAAATTGTGCCCAATATAAAGCATTATGGTTGCATGGTTGATCTTTTAAGTAGATGGGGTTTGTTGGAAGAGGCTTATCAGATGATTAAGACCGCCCCTTTCACTAATAGTGATGTGTTGTGGAGAACATTGCTGGGTGCTTGTAGGAAACAAGGTAACATGGACTTGGCTGTGATATCCTTCCAACAACTTGCCAAGGAGCAACTAACCGATGGAGATTACATGTTGTTATCTAACATTTATGCTGAAGCTGGAAGATGGGATGAGGTTCAGAGATTGAGGAGTGAAATGGGTTACTTGCATGTTCCTAAGCAAGCTGGCTATAGCCAAATCAACATGAATGTATCTGTCAGGCTTTCCTAA